From a single Brachyhypopomus gauderio isolate BG-103 unplaced genomic scaffold, BGAUD_0.2 sc483, whole genome shotgun sequence genomic region:
- the LOC143506569 gene encoding N(G),N(G)-dimethylarginine dimethylaminohydrolase 1-like: protein MTDETATLDGGDVLFTGTEFFVGLSKRTNQRGAEILADTFKDYAVSTVPVAHGLHLKGFCGMAGPGLIAIGSSESAQRALKTMQQMSDHKYDKLTLPDDAAANCIYMNVSGKGHVLLHSTAEEFPESAKVFEKLKDYVLIPVSNKECAKVDGSLTCLSVLFNKQAKV, encoded by the exons ATGACTGACGAAACTGCCACTCTGGACGGAGGAGACGTCCTGTTCACAG GTACAGAGTTCTTTGTGGGGTTATCGAAGCGGACCAATCAGAGGGGAGCAGAGATCCTGGCAGACACCTTTAAG GACTATGCCGTGTCCACTGTGCCAGTAGCACATGGGCTGCACTTGAAGGGTTTCTGCGGTATGGCTGGACCAGGACTCATTGCGATTGGCTCAAGTGAATCAGCTCAGAGAGCCTTAAAG ACCATGCAGCAGATGAGTGATCATAAGTATGATAAGCTGACTCTTCCTGATGATGCTGCTGCCAACTGCATCTACATGAACGTGTCTGGGAAGGGCCACGTCCTGCTGCACTCCACGGCCGAGGAGTTCCCCGAGAGCGCcaag GTGTTTGAGAAGCTGAAGGACTACGTGCTCATCCCTGTCTCCAACAAGGAGTGTGCCAAGGTGGACGGATCCCTCACGTGCCTCTCAGTCCTGTTCAACAAGCAGGCCAAGGTCTGA